DNA sequence from the Pyxidicoccus xibeiensis genome:
GAAGGAGTTCACCGGCCCCGGGCTGGCGGATGCCCGCCAGGCGCTGCCCGAGGGCATGTGGGAGCCGACGAGCTACCTGGCCACCCGGGATGCCACGCGTGCCCGCTTGCGGCTGTCCGTCAGCGGCTGGAAGTGCCTGCGAGGCTGACGACGGGCCGCGCCCTGCTCGCGCAGCAGTCAGGCGATGGAGCGGTCCGGCGTTGCACTTTCGTTTCAGTTCATGGAATAGACCTGTGAGGGTCCTGTCCGTGACCGAATGACTGGAGAAGCTCGCAGGTGGGACGTCGTACACTGACTCGCGAAGCCCAGCCGCTCCAGGGACTTCACCCCAGCCCGTGGCCCTGTGTGCTGCTGGTCCTGGCCTCCGCGGGACTCGTCGTCGCGGCCGAGCTCGCCATCGCCGCCTGCTCTCCGGCGGGCCTTGCCGGAATCCTCGAGCGCAACCGCTGGTCGATGCTGCTCAACGTGGGCGTCATCAGCGCCGCCGCGGGCCTGCTGTGGGCGGCCACCAACCGGCTGGGCGTGTCCCTGGCGCTGATGGCCGCGGGCCTGCTCTTCACCTCCACCCTCCACATCCGCAAGCTGCAGCTCATCGGCCGGCCCCTGCTGCCGTGGGACTTCCTGGAGTGGCGGCAGGTCACCTCGCTGGCCCCCACGCTCCTGCCGGGCGCCGGCTCCATCATCGCAGCCGTGCTCGCATTGCTCCTCCTGGTCGCCTGCGGCGTGCTCGTTCGCGCCGTGGTGCGCGCGCGGCCCCGCCATCCGCTGCGTCGGGTGTGGCGCTGGAGGCTCGCCGCCGCGGCGCTCGTCTACCTGCTGTGCATCTCCTTCCAGCAGCACCTGCCCCTGCGCCGGCTCTTCGCGCGGGTCGGTGTCAGTCATCAGGTGTGGGACCAGCGCTCCAACTACCAGGTCAACGGGCTGCCGTTGATGATGCTCTGGAACTGGGAGGGGCTCCGGCTGGAGCCCGGCGGTGAGTACTCGCAGGCACAGGTCCTCTCGGCGCTGGGGACCCATGACGTCGGGGCGGGCGCGCCCCTGCGCGGCTCCGAAGAGCCGGTGGACGTCGTCATCTACATGGCCGAGTCGCTCTGGGACCCGACGCGGCTGGGCGTGCCGCTCAGCGCGGACCCCATCCCCTTCGTGCACCGGCTCGCCGCCGCCCACAGCTCCGGGCACCTCATCAGCCCGGCCTTCGGCGGGGGCACGGCCAACGCGGAGTTCGAGCTGCTCACCGGCATGTCCGCCTCCTTCGCGCCGGATGGCTCGTTCCCCTACCAGCACTACCTGCTGCGCCCCGTGGAGGCGCTGCCCTCGCTGTTCCGCGACGCCGGCTACCACACGGTGGCCATCCATCCGTTCCACGCCTGGTACTGGAGCCGCGACGTCGTGTACCCGCTGCTGGGCTTCGACGAGTTCCAGTCGCTCACCGACTTCCCCTCGGCCCGGCTGGAGGGGCCGTGGGTGTCGGACGAGGAGGTGGTGGACCACATCCTCCAGGAGCTGTCGGACGAGCAGCGGCCCCAGTTCGTCATGGCCGTCACCATGTCCACGCACGGGCCCTACAACCTCGCGCGCACGGGCTCGGAAGAGGTCGAGGTGCTCGGGACGACGCTGTCACCCGACAGCCGGCACATCCTGACGAACTACGTGCACAAGCTGCGGCGGATGGACCAGGCCCTGGAGCGGCTGGTGCGGCGGCTGGAGGCGAGGCCGCGGCGCACGCTGCTGGTGCTCTTCGGAGACCACCTCCCCATGCTGGGGCCCAACTACGCCGTGTACCGCGAGGCGGGCTTCCTCACCGAGCCGTGGACGGACGCCCAGCGCGAGCGGATGGCCGAGGTGCCCGTCGTCCTCTGGTCCAACTTCCCCATGGAGAAGCGGGACGTGCACCTGAGCATGGGCATGCTCACCCCGCGCATCCTGGAGGCCGCGGGGATGCGGCCCCGGGGCTTCTTCTCCTTCCTCACGGAGCTGTCCCGGGAGGTGCCCGTGGTGCGCAACGACCTGGTGCGGACCGCCACCGGGGAGTACCTGCCCCCGGCGGAGCGCGAGGCCGTGGCGCCCGTGCCCGGCTCCTCCGCCGACTGGCTGCGCCGCTACCGCCTGCTCACCTATGACCGGCTGGCGGGGGAGAACTTCAGCGTGACTCCGGCGCCCGGGCACCGGCTGGCCGGAGGGCCGTGACGCGCACGCCGACGGAGGACAGCCTCCGCAGCGGCGCGGGCGGCGCGTCCTTGAGTCGCAGCGCGGGTTTCTCCACCAGGTGCCAGGACAGCGCGGACAGCGCCACCACCACCGGGAAGGACAGCGCCGCGTTCACCCACCACTCCGTGGGCCCGCCCAGCAGCGCCGCGACGGCCTGCTGCACGGGGAAGGCATAGACGTAGATGCCGAACGAGAAGTCACCCCAGCGGCCGAAGCTCGCGAGCGCCCCCGCCGGCAGGAAGGCGAGGTACAGCACGACATACGCGCCGAACAGGCCGGTGCCGATGCGGCTGTAGCCCAGCCGGGCCATGACGAGCCACGCCGCCGCGCACGCCAGCGCCAGCCACGGGCTCATCCGCACCTTGTCCCGCCACAGGTACAGCGCCACGCCACCGCCGAAGTACAGGTACAGCTCCGGCCAGAAGCCCAGCCGCCCGGTGACGAGCGACGCCACCGCGGCGCCCACCCAGCCGAAGACGACCACGGGCTTGCGCAGCTGGCCCACCAGGCCCAGCGCCAGCGTCAGCAGGTAGAAGCCCACCTCGTACTTCAGCGTCCACAGCGAGCCGTTGACGGCGCGCGGAAAGGCATTGGACTCGAAGACGCCGGGCAAATCCCACTGGGGCCAGTTCAGGGTGAAGTTGCGCAACAGGTACAGATACGTGTCCGGCGATGCGAGATAGTCCGCCAGCGGCAGCCGCGTGAAGGCGGGGCCCAGCACCAGGGCGGACAGCAGCAGCATGGCCCCCAGCCCCGGGAAGATGCGCAGCGCGCGCGCCCAGGTGAAGCGCGCCAGGTCCGGCGTGCGCTCCCAGCTGCGGGTGATGAGCACGCCGCTGATGACCAGGAACACCGCCACGCACAGCCGGCCCAGCGACAGCTGCTCCCGGGTGAGCGCGTCCAGCGGCTCCGCCGTGCCCTTGCCCAGACTGAGTGGAAAAGCGTGGCTGATGATGACTCCCGAGGCGGCAGCGAAGCGCAGGAAGTCGAGGTTGTTGCGGCGGCCCTCGAGGCACGCCTGCAACGTCGGAGAGGTGGGCACGGGCATTTGGGGGAGCGGGCCGCTCATTGTCTTCCGCCCCTCCAGGGGGTCAATACCCGCCAGGGAGGCGACCGCTCGACTTCCTCTAGCAGCTTCTAAGATTGCCGTGAAACTCCAGGATTCCGCACGGTTGGTGGCTGAAGAGGCGGGCACGGGGTCCTCCATGCATTGCCCACACACGCGCATTGACGCGCCGAGCCAGGGGCCGTCACAGTGGCGCCCGGCCCAAACTGAATGATCACCTTCTTCGTCGCGTTCCTCGTCTCCCTCATGGTGTCCCTGGTGCTCACGTTGGTCGTGCGCAACCGGGCGGTGGCGTGGGGGTGGTTGGACCAGGCCAATTCCAGCCGCAAGGTGCATGTGCGTCCCATCCCGCGGTTGGGAGGGATTGGCATCGTCGGTGGCTTCTTCGCGCCGCTGTGCGCGCTGTTCCTGGTGGACTCGGGGGTTGGCTACAACTTCCGCTCGCACAAGGACCTGGTGGCGGGCCTGTTCATCGGCGGGGCGGTGATTGCCGCGCTGGGGCTGTATGACGACTTGAAGGGCTCGGGCGCGCGGCTGAAGTTCGCCGTGCAGCTCGCGGTGGCGCTGGGGCTGTACGCGATGGGCTTCCGCATCGACGTCATCGCCAATCCGTTCGGTCCGGAGCTGTCGCTGGGGGCGCTGAGCCTGCCCTTCACCGTGCTGTGGATGGTGGGCGTGGTCAACGCGCTCAACCTCATCGACGGGCTGGATGGGCTGGCGGGCGGCGTGGCCTTCTTCGGCGTGGGCACCAACTTCATCCTCGCGCTGTCGCGTGGGGACGTGCTGCTGTGCCTGCTGATGGCGGCGCTGGCGGGCGCCATCCTCGGGTTCCTGGTGTTCAACTTCAACCCGGCCTCCATCTTCATGGGGGACACGGGGAGCATGTTCCTGGGCTTCGTGCTGGCGGCGGTGGCCATCAAGACGAGCACGAAGAGCGGGACGACGGTGGCCATGCTGGTGCCGGTGATGGCGCTGGGGCTGCCCATCATGGACACGCTGCTGGCCATGGTGCGGCGCTCGATGCTGGGCCGGCCGATGTTCAGCGCGGACAAGGAGCACATCCACCACCGGGTGATGAGCCGCATGGTGCTCAGCCACCGCGCCACGGTGCTGGTGCTGTACGGGCTGTGTGGCCTCTTCACCCTGACGGCGCTGGGGCTGAACTTCGCCAACAGCGCGCAGAGCGCCATGCTGCTGTGTGGCATGGGCGTGGTCATCATCGTGATGATGCGCAAGCTGGGCTACCTGGACCTGCGGCGCGCGGCGGACGTGCAGCAGGTGCGCCAGCGCAACATCCGGCTGCGCTCGCTGGTGAAGGACGTGACGCGCTCGGTGCGCACGGCGTCGTCCCTGCAGGACGTGTGGAGCGCGGTGCGGCCGCTGGCCGAGGCGCTGGACTTGTCGCGGCAGGAGCTGCGCCTGCAGAGCGAGCGGGACGGGCTCACCGACGGCATCGTCTTCGAGACGCAGCGGCCGGCGGGCACGGCGGTGCCCCTGGAGGTCCGCATCGACGTGAAGGACGACGACGCGGTGCTGGGCGCGCTGCTGCTGGTGTGGCGTGACGGGCGCGCGGCCATCAACCGCGACGAGGAACTGGCGCTGGAGGTGGTGGCGGACGCGGTGGCGGAGAGCGCCGCGAGGCTGCAGGCGCGGGCGGAGGCGGTGCCCGGGCGCGTCGTCGCGCTGCGGCGGTGACGGCGCTGGACGCACGCGCCCTGGGGGCGCTGCTGCGCGCCTGGCCCGAGGCACCGGCGCGTGCGGCCCCCGTGGGTGCGGAGGCGGAAGGGCTGGTGCGCGCGGCCGTGCGCCACGGGCTCGCGGGCTTCGTGGACCACGCGGTGGCGCAGGCGGGCTGGGAGCTGCCCGTAGAGGCGCGTGCGTCGCTGCGCCGCGAGTCGCTGGCGGGCGCGGCCCGGGCGATGCGGGTGAAGGCGCTGCTCGTGCGGAGCCTGGAGGCGCTGGCCGCGGTGGGGCAGGTGCCGGTGCTGCTCAAGGGCTATGGGCTGGCGCGGCGGCTGTACCCGGACCCCTTGCAGCGGGCCACCACGGACGTGGACCTGCTGGTGGCGCGCGGCGACGTGGACTCCGCGGTGCGGGCGCTCACCGGGCTGGGCCTGTCGATTCGCGCGGGGGACGGGGCGCGGCACGGCGACGAGGACTCGCACCACCTGGAGCTGGTGGGGCCCGCGGGGCTGGTGGAGCTGCACTACCGCGCGCTGGCGGGATGGGGTGAGACGCTGGAGGGGGATGCGCTGCTGGCGCGGGCGGTGGAGGGCGAGGTGGACGGCCGGCCGGTGCGGTGGCTGCGGCCGGAGGATGAGGCGGTGTACCTGTCGTTGCACGCGAGCAACCACCTGCTGCAGCGGCTGGCGTGGGTCTTCGACCTGAAGCTGCTGGCGGGGCAGGGGCTGGACTGGGGCAGGGTGGTGGAGGGCGCGCGGGGCACGGCCTTTCCGCACCTGGTCTGGTACGGCTGGGAAGCCGCGCGGCGGCTGCTGGATGCGCCGGTGCCGGCGGAGGTGCTGGCCGCGCTGGCGCCGCCCCGGTGGCAGCGGGTGCTGGCGAGGCGGTTCTTCTCCGACGCGCGGCTGCTGGGCGCGGAGCTGGCGCGCAACAAGCCGGCGTGGATGGCGGCGAAGCTGCTGCTGGCGCCACGGGCCGGAGCCATGGCTCGCTATGCGCTGCGCCGGGTGGGCAACGCGGCGCGGGCGCGGCGGGGGTAGCGGGCCTCGGGCGAGGAAGCGGCGTACGTCCTCAGCCCGAAGGCTGGGGGGATGGGACGCTGATGAAACAGCCAGTGCTCTCGCGCCTGGTCACACGTCGAGGAAGCCGTCGGACGTAGTCTCCAGGTCGCCTCGCGTTTCTGAAAGTCCTGGAGATGGATGTGCCGACGCGATTGTGGTGGGGCCTTGTGCTGATGCCGCTGCTGGTCGGCTGCGCCAGCGCGCGGGTGGTGCGCCTGGAGACGGGGCAGGGAACTCCGTGGGAGTACGTGCCGCCCACCTCGGACCGGTCCGTGGAGGTGAGCGAGGACGCCTTCGAGGCGGCCCTGGGCCGGCTGGCACTGGAAGTGCCCCTGTCGCTGCGGCCCGCTGAGGCCGGGTGGCTGGTGCGTGCGTCGACCCACGGCAGCGTCATGGACGGGGCGCTGCGCAGCGCGCTGCGCAGGGACTATGGCCGCTGGTGCCACGCGCATGAGGGGCCGAGCGACTGTCTGTCGTTGCTGGAGGACGGGCTGGGGCTGGGTGCTACGGACAGGCTGCAGCTGTCGCTGGGCCTGTCGCTGGAGCCGATGCACGAGAGCATCGCGGACGCGGTGGAGGACACGCTCCACCCGACGTTCTTCAAGGCGGTGGTGGTGTCGGCGCTGGTGACGTGGGTGATGCTGGCGGCCAACCCGGAGCCGGTCTTCACCAAGGCTGCGGCGACGGTGGCGGTGTTGGTGATGGCCTATGTGGGCGTGGACGCGTTCCTGGCGATTGTGAGGGCGTGCCGCGAGCTGAAGGGCGCTGCGGACCGGGCCACCACGTTCCAGGAGTTGGAGGAGGCGGGTGCGCGCTTCGGGCGGGTGGTGGGGGAGAAGGGAGCGCGCATCTTCGTGCTGGCGGTGGCGCTGGTGGTGGGGAAGGGCACGGTGGGAGGGGCCACGTGGCTGGCCTCGCGACTGCCGCTGTTGCCGGGCTTCGCTGAAGCAGCGGCGCTGAGCGCGTCACAGCTCGGGGTGAATCTGCGGGCCATCGAGCAGGTGAGCGCGGTGGCGGTGGTGGAGGGCGGCGTCGCCATCACGCTGGCGCCCAACGCGGTGGCCATGGTGGCGGCGAGCTCGGGTGTCATCCAGGGGGACCCGGATGGAACCGTGCATCACATCTGCACGGACAAGAACCCCGTCTCCACCAAAGAGGGCGGGCCGTGGACGCCCCAGTTCGAGAAAATCTTCGACAAGGCGGGCATGTCGCTGAAGAACGACCCGGCGAACCAGGTGCGCATCCGAGGCCACGAGGGACCTCATCCCGAGGCATACCATCAGGCAATCTATCAACGAGTGAGAGATGCCACGCTCAGATGCAAATCTGAAGCAAGTTGCCGGCAGGTTCTGATTCAAGAGCTCCGCAGCATTGCTCGGGAACTCACTACCCCCGGCAATCGGCTGCGACGGTTCCTTACTGAGCAGTGAGAATGTTGGAGGCGGAGCCCATGCGGTACTTCGACCTGGCTGAGAACCTCTACATCCCGGGGCGCTGGTATCTGGACACTCCCGTTGATGGTCAAGGGCAGGAGGCTGGTAGCTGGCTCTTCACGGTGGGGGAGCCAGCGTCGTCCGTGACGGAGCCACTTCGGGTCGGGCTTTATCGGCCTGGCAAGGCGCTCGATTACTCATGCGCGGATGCAGGCGCGATTCCGGTCGTGCACGCTCGCGTGGCATCCGTGCTCCAAGCACTCGCTCCCAGAGACATCCAGACCTACCCCATCCAGGTCGAGGGCCAGCTTGAGCCGTATGCCGTCATCAACGTTACTCGCATCGTGAAGTGCATCGATGACAAGGCTTCGGAATATGTGGTGCGGCGGTTACCTGAAGACGAGAACGACCAGCCCGAGCGTGCTGGTGAGTATCGAAGCGTCGTCGGCATGCGCATCGACAAGTCGCTCGTAGGAGACGCCAAGGTCTTCCGCCCGTGGGGCTGGACCATCGTCCTCGTGGTCTCCGAGGACATCAAGGAGGCTCTGGAGCGCACCGGGGCCACCGGCATGAAGTTCGTCGAGGTGTAGCCCTCCTCATTTCTCACAGGCACGGCGGGCTGCCACCCATGCCCGCCGCGCGGCCCTGTCCCGCGCAGTACTTCGGCCCGCGCTCCGCGCGTGGCCGCCACGGGAGAGACGGGCAGCGCCGAGCCGGACGCACCCGCGCCGGCGTCGCGGGGACTTCAGTGGCGCGGCGTGCCGTACGTGGGCGGGGGCGAAGGACCCGGCCCGGCTTTCTCCGGGGCCTCGTCCAGGCCGTCCGCCTCCGCGCCCAGCCGGAGCCGCACCGCCACCGCGGCCTGGAGGATGGGAGCCGTCCTGGCCTCGCTCCTCAGGGCGTCCCACGTGCCTTGTTGGATGCGCGGCCCGGCGGGCGTGAGCACGGAGACCCGGAATTCCGCGCCGGACGGAGGCGCGGGCCGTGGACCCTGGAGGGGAGGCTGGGTGGCCACGAGCGCCTGTCCTGTCTGGACGAACCATTGGGCAACCTCCTTCACCTCCGAGGAGGGCTCCTCGAAACCAAAGAACCCCCGGCGCGGGCACAGGAGGCGCGCGGTGCCATCGGCGTAGACCGCGAGGATGTCAGGCCTTTGCCACTGCTCGCACTCGATGATGATGCCCAGGATGCGAGCCGACTCCTGGCGGTCGGGATGCTGTCCGAGCCAGCGCAGGCAGTGCCACGCCAGCAGGCGGAAGCGCGAGTCGTCGCCGTGCTGGACGAGCATCTCCTGGAGCTCGCGGATGGCCCCTTCGCGGTGGTGCTCGCGGAGCCTGTCCGCCGCGCGGGCGAAGAACCCCCATGCGGCGTTCTTGCCGGTCAGCTCGCCCCGGCTGGCGGCGAAGCGGGCCGCGCTCTCGAGCGACTCATCCGCGAACAGCATCTCTCGCAGCTCCGCGAGCGGATCTTCCTCTACCGGGCGGGGCGAAGCCCGCTGTTTCAGGCGCTTCTGGAACCACCGAGGCCAACCCATCATGTCCTCCTCATGAGGTCCACCATGTCACCTCTCTCTGGTAGTTTCCAATGCTGGAGGTTGTCAGCAAATGTGCCTACCCATCTCGGTGGTGTTGGTGGTACTCATGGGGACGGCGGCCCCGGAGGTGGAGGCGAAGCGCGTGGAGGCGCGGCGGGAGGTCCG
Encoded proteins:
- a CDS encoding LTA synthase family protein, with the protein product MLLVLASAGLVVAAELAIAACSPAGLAGILERNRWSMLLNVGVISAAAGLLWAATNRLGVSLALMAAGLLFTSTLHIRKLQLIGRPLLPWDFLEWRQVTSLAPTLLPGAGSIIAAVLALLLLVACGVLVRAVVRARPRHPLRRVWRWRLAAAALVYLLCISFQQHLPLRRLFARVGVSHQVWDQRSNYQVNGLPLMMLWNWEGLRLEPGGEYSQAQVLSALGTHDVGAGAPLRGSEEPVDVVIYMAESLWDPTRLGVPLSADPIPFVHRLAAAHSSGHLISPAFGGGTANAEFELLTGMSASFAPDGSFPYQHYLLRPVEALPSLFRDAGYHTVAIHPFHAWYWSRDVVYPLLGFDEFQSLTDFPSARLEGPWVSDEEVVDHILQELSDEQRPQFVMAVTMSTHGPYNLARTGSEEVEVLGTTLSPDSRHILTNYVHKLRRMDQALERLVRRLEARPRRTLLVLFGDHLPMLGPNYAVYREAGFLTEPWTDAQRERMAEVPVVLWSNFPMEKRDVHLSMGMLTPRILEAAGMRPRGFFSFLTELSREVPVVRNDLVRTATGEYLPPAEREAVAPVPGSSADWLRRYRLLTYDRLAGENFSVTPAPGHRLAGGP
- a CDS encoding acyltransferase family protein, with the translated sequence MSGPLPQMPVPTSPTLQACLEGRRNNLDFLRFAAASGVIISHAFPLSLGKGTAEPLDALTREQLSLGRLCVAVFLVISGVLITRSWERTPDLARFTWARALRIFPGLGAMLLLSALVLGPAFTRLPLADYLASPDTYLYLLRNFTLNWPQWDLPGVFESNAFPRAVNGSLWTLKYEVGFYLLTLALGLVGQLRKPVVVFGWVGAAVASLVTGRLGFWPELYLYFGGGVALYLWRDKVRMSPWLALACAAAWLVMARLGYSRIGTGLFGAYVVLYLAFLPAGALASFGRWGDFSFGIYVYAFPVQQAVAALLGGPTEWWVNAALSFPVVVALSALSWHLVEKPALRLKDAPPAPLRRLSSVGVRVTALRPAGARAPESR
- a CDS encoding MraY family glycosyltransferase — encoded protein: MITFFVAFLVSLMVSLVLTLVVRNRAVAWGWLDQANSSRKVHVRPIPRLGGIGIVGGFFAPLCALFLVDSGVGYNFRSHKDLVAGLFIGGAVIAALGLYDDLKGSGARLKFAVQLAVALGLYAMGFRIDVIANPFGPELSLGALSLPFTVLWMVGVVNALNLIDGLDGLAGGVAFFGVGTNFILALSRGDVLLCLLMAALAGAILGFLVFNFNPASIFMGDTGSMFLGFVLAAVAIKTSTKSGTTVAMLVPVMALGLPIMDTLLAMVRRSMLGRPMFSADKEHIHHRVMSRMVLSHRATVLVLYGLCGLFTLTALGLNFANSAQSAMLLCGMGVVIIVMMRKLGYLDLRRAADVQQVRQRNIRLRSLVKDVTRSVRTASSLQDVWSAVRPLAEALDLSRQELRLQSERDGLTDGIVFETQRPAGTAVPLEVRIDVKDDDAVLGALLLVWRDGRAAINRDEELALEVVADAVAESAARLQARAEAVPGRVVALRR
- a CDS encoding nucleotidyltransferase family protein yields the protein MTALDARALGALLRAWPEAPARAAPVGAEAEGLVRAAVRHGLAGFVDHAVAQAGWELPVEARASLRRESLAGAARAMRVKALLVRSLEALAAVGQVPVLLKGYGLARRLYPDPLQRATTDVDLLVARGDVDSAVRALTGLGLSIRAGDGARHGDEDSHHLELVGPAGLVELHYRALAGWGETLEGDALLARAVEGEVDGRPVRWLRPEDEAVYLSLHASNHLLQRLAWVFDLKLLAGQGLDWGRVVEGARGTAFPHLVWYGWEAARRLLDAPVPAEVLAALAPPRWQRVLARRFFSDARLLGAELARNKPAWMAAKLLLAPRAGAMARYALRRVGNAARARRG
- a CDS encoding AHH domain-containing protein, with amino-acid sequence MPTRLWWGLVLMPLLVGCASARVVRLETGQGTPWEYVPPTSDRSVEVSEDAFEAALGRLALEVPLSLRPAEAGWLVRASTHGSVMDGALRSALRRDYGRWCHAHEGPSDCLSLLEDGLGLGATDRLQLSLGLSLEPMHESIADAVEDTLHPTFFKAVVVSALVTWVMLAANPEPVFTKAAATVAVLVMAYVGVDAFLAIVRACRELKGAADRATTFQELEEAGARFGRVVGEKGARIFVLAVALVVGKGTVGGATWLASRLPLLPGFAEAAALSASQLGVNLRAIEQVSAVAVVEGGVAITLAPNAVAMVAASSGVIQGDPDGTVHHICTDKNPVSTKEGGPWTPQFEKIFDKAGMSLKNDPANQVRIRGHEGPHPEAYHQAIYQRVRDATLRCKSEASCRQVLIQELRSIARELTTPGNRLRRFLTEQ
- a CDS encoding imm11 family protein, producing MRYFDLAENLYIPGRWYLDTPVDGQGQEAGSWLFTVGEPASSVTEPLRVGLYRPGKALDYSCADAGAIPVVHARVASVLQALAPRDIQTYPIQVEGQLEPYAVINVTRIVKCIDDKASEYVVRRLPEDENDQPERAGEYRSVVGMRIDKSLVGDAKVFRPWGWTIVLVVSEDIKEALERTGATGMKFVEV